In Pagrus major chromosome 23, Pma_NU_1.0, the genomic window tatatatatatatatataaaacccCCTGATGCAGATgaacagtaaaaaaagaaaaatgctgaatattggatccaatAATTGGTCAGGCCGAGATTCAGTATGTACATGCACATAGATATGTAATTACAtacttttaagtacattttctcaaaTACTGAACttgagtaaagtacaagtatctcaaaattgttctggagtatttcagttttatgctactttatactatCACTCCACTCTGAAGCGAGTGTTCATTTTACTCTACACTTATTTTACAACTTAAGtgactagttactttgcagattgcatacTGCCTCTAATGCCAAGTCAACACGCaagtatacagtttatacatacatgtaaatgtatgtttaatttacttGCACTATTGATAGTACATTTATTCCCAGGAAAAAACTTTTGTTACATAATATCATCATTTAAGGCTTTTACCTGATTATTCGTATGGGTGAGTTTCAGTTTTCCACAAATCATACATTAGCACGATATAGtaacttttattcaagtatcAGTAGAttgagtactttttacaacacgGATTACAACTGACAAAGGCAGACAATTTTAAGTGCTCTATATTACTGGGTAGCTTGTGAAGTTGTTCCCAGGGTTCAACAAAGTCtcatctttaaaatgtaatgcatttgttgattatattttttgtttttttgtctgggtctgtaaagtaactagtaactaaagctattGGATAACTAGTGTGGTATAGTATTTCCATCTGAGGtgtaaagtggcagaaaatgggaatacaaatacctcaaaattgtatttaagcgcagtacttgagtacatgtgCTCATTACTTTTTACATGTGGAAGGATGTATTGTTTTAGCATTACTATAACACTGAGCAGAAGATTATTAGAACCTACaagtttttatgtaaaaaaataaatacatttgaaatcaAACTCTCAATTACATGCCATAATTCACATGACACATAGAGAACTACTTGCTTGGCAATGATAGTTTGGTCCATTAAAGTGAACCAGggatagaaaataaataaagtagaaCGCTCCAAAGGGTGAATATGAGTGttgagatgaaaatgaaatatttttcattcaagaaataaacaaaaacataaattagaACTTTGTTTCTGTATCTTTATTATAATTCTAACAATTTATTATCtcttaaaacatttgaaattcATATAGGtttatatgaatgtgtgtatatgcgtatcacatatacatatatattctgTAAGTTACCTTTCATCAGTTCAtattctcattttttaaaagatctcttaaaggaaaaagaaatgctTTCTATAGAGTCAAACCGATTCCCTCAGATCTTACTTTTTCTCCTGACAGCGGCGACGAGCCGTCACTCTCGATTATAACTTCTAAATGCAAAGAAATGATTAAAACGAAAACATCACTGTATCAGCAAGAGATGTTGTCAAAATTTCTTATCCAAAGTTATTAATTGGCCCTATTTACACTAGAAAACTTGTTAGAGACCTGATAGGAACAAGTAGAATCTGGCTGTGGAGTCAAGTTGGTCACATTCTGCTCGTTCATTGCTTTCAGAAACTGCCCCTTTCTGGCTGAAAATTACTTCAAAACCTCTAAACGTAAATGTGAAAAGCCACAGTTGCTAATGGAAATAGGGTCATTGCATAATATGCTGGTCATAAACAATGAGCTGTTAGCACACTGGCACATGTCAGCGAGTGCAGAAGGTGCTTTGTACAAACGAGGAGATGTAAATGTCGAGCGAAAAACAGACTGTTGATACCGTCAGGTTATTAACAGTGGAAGGGGGCAGATACAGAGAATGGGTCGAACTGTATAGAAAGCAGAAcggttaaataaatacattgtaccttttcatgttaaacattatttggaagACAGAGATTCTTTAGAActtttgagacttttttttttttttacatcttaaaCCATAATTAGATGACCATTATTTTCATCGTCCTTATTGCTATTTCCCTTGCACTCAAACATAATCTCTCCTTGACCACCAGTAAAATGCAACTACACAGACAAATCAGTCAATCCTCAGTGACCTTTGCTTGTTCACatttgtagtgtgtgtgtgtgtgtgtgtgcactttgaGCGACATGATCTATGAAAACTCATTTATCTTTTTGCAAAAACAGACTGAGCATAGCAGGGCCGGGAGGAGGGGAAACTCCCCGTCGACGCCCCCGATGTAAAAACGCACGTTTGATATGTGTTCGAGGACTCgaaaagcagcaggagaggTGAAGTGTTGTTCAAGGTAGAGAGGTCATGAGAGAGCCCTTATAGTTGATCTCAGCAACAGTGAGAAAAGCAGGACTGAGGTTGTAATGGGATGTAAATGTGCAGTGGAAGCTAATGGGGAAATGAAAGGACTTTAGTGCAATAGATGGAAAAAGACTCTGTGGATGTGATCCATCAAAAGGGCATGGCTGTTATCTGggattggaaaaaaatgtgtcactaTAAATACAGTGATATATAATTTTCACTTATTTGTATTGTGGGCAGAGCAACAGCTGCTACATTTCCAGCATCTGCATAATTAAGTGGCAACAATCTTGTAAAAGAGTgagaaaatcatattttatatcGATTACGGTCAACATGTAATTTTGATTAAAGCTTTTTTTagtgtgacaaaataaaagcggAGAAGAGAAAGTAAAAGGAAGTGATTCTAAAATGTGCTTCACATTAAGTTGCAATGCTTCCTTTCACACAGAAGCAATGTTAAGGGTACCGTGCAAGAGATAAAATGCATCTTTCAGTTCAAAAATAcctacatatacatatatttatatatataaccAGCACGATTATCTTCACTACAGTCAGAAAATACACTGACTGCACCGTCTCAGCCGCCAACGGCTGAAACCAGGAACTCTCTGAATCTATAATAACAGTAAGGACGATGATAGTAATGATAAATAGTAACAATAAATCTCTTCATATCAATATCAGTATTCCAGTATTCccatttaaagtttaaaaattgTAAGAACAATCATAGTATTAAAACTTGATATAAGCGTTTCTCTCAGATCCCGTTGTCACTTGTTTCCTCCTGGATTTTGTCGAGAGAGAGGGGGGCCACTCCTGGAAGGAGCAGGGGGGATTGGGTGGGAAAGAGCAAGAAAATGGCAgtttttcctcttcccctcccctctccagTCCAGTCTTCCCTTGGGACGGAGGGTCTGAATTGGTGTACAACAGTTGCCTCGACGCTGAGGAAGTCTTTACCGGTAAATAAAATCCTCGGGGAGATTTCTCTTCACATTGTCACGTATCCCGTCTAACAGTTGAAATCACAGTCTGTCTCCTCTTGTATAAGTACATCTTGGATCCAAACATATagtgtgtgtctatatataAGGTGTCCCATGAACTCTAACACAATCACTTGTaagtgcttgtgtgtatgtgtgtgtctacatgttGGTGTATGCATGCAGGCATGTATAGTAGTATCTCGGGTGCCTGTGAGTGCGTatcagtgtgtttctttttttttttctttttttttttgttggtctgGGCACTTATTTTTGCTACAAATTCGTGATACAGTGACCAGTCTGTATATATGTCATTATAAGACTTAAGATGATAAAGAGCTATAGAGAAACACATATGATCCTGATCACAGGACCTGCAGTGAGGACGGAGCCCTACAGGTGGTGAggtaaaaacaagacaaaaccaATCAAAGCCAAACACACAGCCAGCCTCCTCGGCCTGAACCAAGGATGCAAGTTCTCCATCTACGCACTTATCTCCTCTGAAAAAACGTGGAAGCTGTCATGATATACTGCCCTGCGTCATCCTGCTTTCACCAGACAAACAAAGCCTCACTACTGCAGACATTCACCCCCATTCAACCTCAAATACTCACTTTTAAAACTTAACATCCACTCACACAGGGAGGGTGTCTCATTCATTGCACTCTAAATTGTATTCTTGGTAAATTTCACTCTCAAACCTGAACAGATTTAACCAGCCGGCTGAGGGGTAAGAGGACTAAAACAAGATGGCTGCACGATGATGGACACCCTTCTTCAATTCtcgacaacaacaaaaaatctaACTGGCTTTTGATTGTTCCTCTCAAGTATTTGGTTCATCACTTTTCTCCACTCTTAATATCTGCTGTAGCCATAGTGTCTTggtatgaaagtgtgtttgtttgttgtttggtgtgACCGTGCATGCATGTGGGGGGAGTGTACTCGTGTAAATCAGCCCGCCACAACTGGGGAGCGCCAGCCGGTGTGTTTCTGGATCGTCAGCCCTTTTTCCGTCCCTGTGTTTCCATCTCCCTTTGGGATTTGACTCCCTCTTTCTGTCGCTCTCTGTGTGAAATCTGTTCCCCCCTCATTTGTTGTATGAATCCACCATGGATAGCAGCAGTTGTGTCTTCCTCCCTCATTGACTCCAAcccctccttcttcctctctctctctctctctctcattctgctTCTGCGCTTGCAACCTCAGCTCCGACTCCCGtcgtccctcctcctctcagtctgTCCATCCCGAGGTGAGAGTACAGAAATAGGAAATGGGCTGCTGGACAGCCTGGGGACAGAAGAGCAAACATAGGATACAAGTGAAATGATAATGAATAGTGTTTTTTGTACTATATTGTGATTAATTCTCTTGTGTGACTCATGCTATTTAAAGTGAGAAAGAATTATTTGTTCATTAGGATAGTATGGTGGCTCACTACATGACAGATTAGACTGGCAAAACGTTGGTTGTCACACTTTTAATGACTGACAACAGATTTTACATATGAGACATTGGTTGCGACAATAGCCCAACTAGTTGATGGAGAAATAGAGAAACTAGAATTACCGCAACGCAGTTTTTTGCCTCCacgacacttttttttttgccgctCCATGTCAAAATTTATCCTAATTATCATATGAATTCTTgagatgtgttttgtgaggtcacagtgaccttgacctctgacctttggccaccaaaatCTATTCACCGTCTGCTCTCcacctgtgtggagaagcagtgcCTAATGCCAGCAGGAGGCAGAGCACTGTACTCAATGCgccaaaaatattcaaaatatagCAAACATTTTctaggtggctaaaatacttCTTGCTGCTGGTACTATTTACAGCAGTACAATGGGGTACTGTAAGGGAGCACAATTCATGCAGTATAGAGAGTTGGTCCTCAGATGTGCATGAAGTGTGTTGGTTGTATTAACGCATTTTGATCTGAGATTAACTGTTGGGTTTAGCCGCTTGTTGGTAAAAATAACTTTGTgaaaagttttgaaaaatgaaaaagaaatgcatgTAACAATTGTAAATATTCCAAATAATTGAGTTAGTCCTGCCAGAACAAATTTAAGGAGCATCTGTGCTGACTGTCTTTTGCAACTCTTCCAATCTAATAAATTAGTGGTCAGTCATGTTGAGCCTGTACAGTTGCAGCCATACCTGTCCATTACGGTCCTCAGGGCCCGCTCTATGTTCATGCGGTGGCCTACACGTGTCACACCCAAATCCAGATAGTCGTCCTTTGTTAGGGAGGGAAGGTGGGTGCCATCAATCTCGTTGTCCAGGAAACGCTCTCTGTGCTCACCCAGGTTCAGGTATCCTAGCCAGTCTGCAACGTCATACTTGGTCCAGTAGGGTAGCGGCTTGGAGGCAAAAGGCTTCGTAGGGGAAGGAGGCGGTAGATGAGGGTAACTCAGGCAGGGAGGCGGAGGGAGAGGGTGCAGGGGTGGAGAAGAAGTcccagacaggaagtgagttGGAGAAAGCGATCTGGAAACAACTAAGGTGGAGTTTTGAGGTGGAGGGGCACCAGAGGGGGCAaacaggggaggagagggggagaagtATGGGTCTCCAAGAGGGTTCCCCGGTGATGGTGGGGTGATTGAACCTCGGAGGTCGTAGATGGCACTGTATAGGGGTGTGGTGGGGAGAAGGGGAAGAGATGATGGCCGCGGTGGACCCAGCTTCGGCCTCTCTGATGGGGAGATGAGGGGGCTGGGTGCTCGCCTACGCTGGAGTATGTGTGATTCTGCTTTACGGGACTCGCGACTGGGGATGAACTGGAATTCTAGGGCTTTGGTCCGGTAGACAGGTCTGTGTTTGGGGGAGGTGGGGTAAGGGGAGTAAGATGTCGGGGACAGTGGGGAATGGGAACGTGGAGGCTGAGCAGCAATTGGAGGCTGAGGAGATGGGGATCGACCCCAATTGGGGTACTGGGACACAGGGGTAGGGGACGGGGATAACGCTGGTTGCGATAAGGAGATTGGAGATGGTGATTGTGATCGAGCTGAAGGGGGGCTCAGAGCTGAGGCTGAGTCTTCTGAAAATCTGtaaaagagagcaagagaaatTGTTACAAGAGAAAGGcatcacagaaaacaataagatgaaaatgcaaacacattaaagggacagttcaccccaatatcaaaaatacatatttttccttctacctgtagtgctatttatccatcttgattgttttggtgtgaattGCTGAGTTTTAAAGCAACTGTAGAGATGTCTGGAGAGCAATATCTCTCCCCAGAAATCATGatctggttactcaagataatccacagaccttgttgtaaGCAGATTCATGTAGgagctattttctttcttccaaaATACACTTCCCAACCATATCGCCACATAAGTGTGCATATATTTATAGACAAAGGGCCAATTAATTAAGCTAACTGAGGGAGAGAGCTAACTGAAAGAGGAGTAAGGTTTGCATCCATGCTGTCATGAGCACAACAAtccaagtgccatctagtttgATTATATCTGAAGAAAAGaagacatctctatggctgatattcccaaaactcagcaactcaaaAAAAACAGTACCGTTAAATAAAAGGCACTACAggtatgagaaaaatatgtatttttgattttggggtgaactgtccctttgaGGGAAATCTTGGTAAAACTAAGAAATTTAAGAACCTGTGGATTAAAATTCGTATATTCTTTCAACATCTTGATTGTGTACGATTGGTTATTAGTTGAGACGTTTCAAGTTTAACAAGCTTTTTTCTCCCCTTCCTTACTGTCTCAAAACAGGCAGTAAATTCAAGCAGGTGTCAAAGTTTTATGTTCTTCCTGACAGATATAAATGAGTTTGGAAGTGGCTCTATTACCTGTTTCTGCTTCTGAGAGAAACACATGGAAAAAGCCAGAAATAAAAGAGAGGTTTACACAGTTGACAACActtacacagacataaaaagGCAGTACGGTTTTTCACAGAAGGTTCGAACATCAATTATGGGAGATAAAGAACTCACAGGTGGCATACTGATACATTCACACAGGTGAGTAGAATGACAATGCTGTGcaccaacaacaaaaacaaatgtagttCATGCTGTGCAATGAAAAATAGAGTTGTCACGAATGTGTACCTGTGTCTGCTCAGTGTTCTCTGGCTGCTCCAGCTTTCCTTGCCTCTTTGCTGCAGTTTGCTGCTCAGCTCATTTATGATGCTGGGCTTCATACTGGATGCGGGTGGGTAAACCTTCTTCCCCTCTAAAAGTGTCCCGGATTGGCCATCACCGCTCATCTGCCCCTCGCTCCAATGAGGCTTCATCTCAGGAGTGCGTGGACGGTCAAAGTATGGTGAAATGGGACGACCCAAATTCTGCATGTCCCTCATCCCATACCCATCCTGGCCACTTTCATCCTCTGTCACTCCCTCCtcaacctcctcctcttccgGCTCGTCCCTTCGTCTGTGGGAGTGGTAGGAAGCAGGCGCAGTGCTGGTCTGTCTGTGTAGATCACTGGAGCGACCTCCCTCTCTGAACCTGTTGGATTTGGGGTAGGTGGAGGCTGCTGCCGTGGCATTTTGCATCTCAAAAGTTTGTCCATCCAAGTAGCTCATGTAAGACTCCAGAAAATCTCCTCCCTTTTCTGATTCCCCTGTCCCAACCCCCCCTCCCATCCGTCCTCCAgccccacctcctctctcccctcggTCCAGCCTGTCCCTGGCTCCACTTAGAGCCAGGATGCTGTCCAGGTGGTGGTCACTACTGCTGCGGCTGTCCAGCTCCTCAATCCCAGAGTCCACTACTGTCTCCTGCGACTCTCCTTTCTTGGTAGCAGGGGGAGGGCGGTGGTGCTCCCCTATCCTGCGACTGCCcatgatggaggtggaggatgtatgtgtggtgtgtgttcGCTCATGGTAGAGCTGAGTGGAGGTGCTTGTTGTGGtggcagcagtggtggttgtagCGGCACAGCTAGCGGTCGTGGCATGTGAGGCAGTGCTCCTATGTAGAGCAGAAGTGGCAGCAGTGGAGGAGGGCGCTGACGGACCACGGTAGGCTGGGGGAGGAGCGACTGTGTGAGGGGGAGGTGTGGGGGAAGACCGCCCAGGAGTGTGAGAGCTGTTGTAAAGGTGGTGAGGGTGGGACATAGAAAAGGGTCTATGATAGGATCCAGGAGGAGGCGGTGGTGAGACAGATGGGGGAGGTGGAGGTCCCGAGGTTGGCTGCAGGGTAGAGGGCGAAGGAGGATGTTGGGGGTTGGGCGACGTTTGGGATGGGGAGGGAGCAGACTGAGTCAGGTTAGCCACCTCACTATCATACGACGTGAGGCTGGAGGCAGTGGAGTCCCCGGCCTGAGGTGAGGGCAGGGGTGTATGAGCAGGAAACCCGCTTACAAATGGTTCTTTTtgggggggtggaggaggtggtggcggtggtggaggtggagggggtggagggggtgggACCTGTTGTTGGCGGGAGGCATGGCTGTTGGCCACCATCCCGTGTTGTGAGTACCCTGATATTCTCCCTATTCCCCTGTCGAAGCTATTCGCAAACTCTAATGGAGGTGGGAGGGGGTCAGCATAGACAAACTCATCATCCGCATCAACTGAGGGGGCAGGGGGAGGAAGAACCATCATACCACTGCCAGTGCTCCCAGTAGTGCTCGCTGTCTGCTGAGTACTGgtaggtggaggagagggaggggtgagggaCAAGACATAGGCATCAGCCTGACTTTCCATCCTGAGAAAAGAGGGCCTACGAGGCTGTTGAGACTGGGATGCTTGCAGAGCAGAGCTTTCAGCGGCTGCCGCACTGGCAGCAGCCTGCTCTGCCCTCCTCATGtaaccctctctctctttgtccctttctctttctctggaCAGCTCCCTCTCCCGTTCCCTCGACCTCTCCCGCTCCCTCTCCTTGTAGGTTGGCTGATAGGGCTGAGACTGGTAGTGGTGTGTGTGGACCGTTTTGTCCTCAGAGAAACGAACTCTTAGCCCCTCACGAGCCCCACCACCTTcccgctccctctctcctccactacCTTCCTCGCTCCACACACTCCCTACTCCTCTGAGGATTCTGGGTGAGGGTGGACGACCTACAGTGGCCGTCGTGGCAGCCAGAGAAGACGAGGTGACGAGataggaggagctggaggactgGCCAGCGGAAGACACAGGCTGAGTGGTGGCAACAGACGTAGGGAACACCACACTCGACATCTGGCGAGTGAAGTGGTGCTCTGCTCCCCTTCGTAACCTACTGTCATCCCTCAGAGCACGCTCTCTGGCAGCCAGGGCTAGCCCGAGTGGCGATGTGGGGTCAAGAGCCTTTCCTGTGAGAGGGTGAAtgaaggtggtggtggagggtgCTTGCTGCCTGCCCGCTGCTGTGTATAAGTCAGTAGGCACAGACTTAGGCTGATAGTCCAGGGCATGTGAGGAGTACTCAGGTAAGCCAAAGGCTGGAGGCATACTGCGGGTGTGATGGATAAAAGTGTCACCAGAGAACATGCCCTCGTCAATAGACTTGGACGGACGCAGCCGTGTTGATGAACTTTCAGCCTGTGTGCTAAGCTGTTGCTGTGACACCTGAGTCCTCGATACGCCTCCTATTCCATCACTCACTCTTTCAAGACTCACGTCTTCCTCAGCAGACATGAATAAGGAGGCACTCTTTCTGCGGGCTTCGATAAACCGTTCCCTGTCTCGACGAGCTGCACCAACAATTGCAGCCCCAAACTGGCTGGTATAGTCCAGGTTATCCTGGGCTCGCATGGAAGGCAAAGATGGAGGCGGTGGTGCTGGGATGGAAGGTGGGGCAGGGGGCTGTGGAGcaggggtggagggaggaggaccaTGGGGTGTTTTGGCATCATCTGTCTCCCCTGATGCAGGAGCATCTGCCTCCACACTGCTGCCCTGGCTGCTGCGTCCACTGCTGCTGGTTGAAGGGGCCTTGACGATAATGGTGGGGATGGGTATGGAGCTTTTCTCCACTGAGCCTTTGTCCCCTAGTGTTCCCTGGCTCATGCGCAGGTCCTCTACCTTGGATTGCTTGACCAGAGGGCCCTTACCTCTCCGGGCCCCTCCTTTAGGACCGCCTGCTCCGGCCCCA contains:
- the shank1 gene encoding SH3 and multiple ankyrin repeat domains protein 1 yields the protein MTMPFSPLSSDEEQQRMLGNNRHLYPGAEDEEEEEEEEEEEMEEDERDEDQEEEENGELEGEEDEDEEEMVEEVRRGGLSRGGRGEGHRQSAKLAGRPTGDRQIRPGNPGHTTNPYSSNPGPTHQQPANHIQQQQQQQQQRRLKERSSSSAPSEDTHIAMMVFRIGIPDIKQTKCLRFNPDATVWKAKQQVLCSLTESLRDVLNYGLFQPATDGHDAKFLEEERLLREYPQSFEKGVPYLEFRYKTRVYKQTNLDEKQLAKLHTKASLKKFMDYIQTSAVDKMIKFIDKGLDPNFQDSDTGETPLSLAVQCEPGGGESIRVLVDGGAHIDFRAKDGLTSIHKAVRGHRHTALLVLLSLGASPDYKDRRGLTPLYHTVLTGGETSCCETLLFHRAKLGIRDENGWDETHQACQNGNSQHLEHLLFYGADSSSQNASGNTALHICALYNKESCARILLYRGANKDTKNNSGQTPFQVAVMSGHFELGEIIKNHRDTDVVPFVESPKYAPQRRESNRTLTIPHPHPFLRANSDSSMNLPDWMAVPNAPGTNIVSVQGYKHTGTLRSSSSPRGARTRSPSRGRIGDKEDRSRQSRRQGPAPASTAGQTAGQRRRLYSAVPGRVFVATRSHSAQGEREISFNKGDRVKVLSVGEGGYWEGTVRGRTGWFPSDCVEEVMLRSQDNRSESRGERAKRLFRHYTVGSYDSFDAPSDYIIKEKTVLLQKKDSEGFGFVLRGAKAQTPIEEFTPTPAFPALQYLESVDEGGVAWRAGLRMGDFLIEVNGQNVVKVGHRQVVNMIRQGGNSLMVKVVMVTRNPDMDEGTRKKIPQQSKRLSTPAIALRSKSMTSELEEMVERAATPWKKKSEFESSQVTEKKRTVYQMALNKLDEILAAAQQTISTNEAPGTRGQGPKRDRGRSFYGNEPNYGDQSGMGMMSSGLGLGYDRGQFTSGHGPPHGMLRQKSIGVPEEEKQFLHPPAMKFARSLSVPGPDDIPPPPTTAPPDPPFSSAPPLGWRTKTSQQPSVSVSQSTSTSAHYQPYSQSVHFTHGGRERAGGSSTGPSGGAVDHTTPYAHAAAHTAQSRTASRKVAYTGEPVGAGIGAGGGAKAAGLRRGYSTAVPPSSIATVMPQQQQTTQSQPQRADRSAAGAGAGGPKGGARRGKGPLVKQSKVEDLRMSQGTLGDKGSVEKSSIPIPTIIVKAPSTSSSGRSSQGSSVEADAPASGETDDAKTPHGPPPSTPAPQPPAPPSIPAPPPPSLPSMRAQDNLDYTSQFGAAIVGAARRDRERFIEARRKSASLFMSAEEDVSLERVSDGIGGVSRTQVSQQQLSTQAESSSTRLRPSKSIDEGMFSGDTFIHHTRSMPPAFGLPEYSSHALDYQPKSVPTDLYTAAGRQQAPSTTTFIHPLTGKALDPTSPLGLALAARERALRDDSRLRRGAEHHFTRQMSSVVFPTSVATTQPVSSAGQSSSSSYLVTSSSLAATTATVGRPPSPRILRGVGSVWSEEGSGGEREREGGGAREGLRVRFSEDKTVHTHHYQSQPYQPTYKERERERERERDKEREGYMRRAEQAAASAAAAESSALQASQSQQPRRPSFLRMESQADAYVLSLTPPSPPPTSTQQTASTTGSTGSGMMVLPPPAPSVDADDEFVYADPLPPPLEFANSFDRGIGRISGYSQHGMVANSHASRQQQVPPPPPPPPPPPPPPPPPPQKEPFVSGFPAHTPLPSPQAGDSTASSLTSYDSEVANLTQSAPSPSQTSPNPQHPPSPSTLQPTSGPPPPPSVSPPPPPGSYHRPFSMSHPHHLYNSSHTPGRSSPTPPPHTVAPPPAYRGPSAPSSTAATSALHRSTASHATTASCAATTTTAATTTSTSTQLYHERTHTTHTSSTSIMGSRRIGEHHRPPPATKKGESQETVVDSGIEELDSRSSSDHHLDSILALSGARDRLDRGERGGGAGGRMGGGVGTGESEKGGDFLESYMSYLDGQTFEMQNATAAASTYPKSNRFREGGRSSDLHRQTSTAPASYHSHRRRDEPEEEEVEEGVTEDESGQDGYGMRDMQNLGRPISPYFDRPRTPEMKPHWSEGQMSGDGQSGTLLEGKKVYPPASSMKPSIINELSSKLQQRGKESWSSQRTLSRHRFSEDSASALSPPSARSQSPSPISLSQPALSPSPTPVSQYPNWGRSPSPQPPIAAQPPRSHSPLSPTSYSPYPTSPKHRPVYRTKALEFQFIPSRESRKAESHILQRRRAPSPLISPSERPKLGPPRPSSLPLLPTTPLYSAIYDLRGSITPPSPGNPLGDPYFSPSPPLFAPSGAPPPQNSTLVVSRSLSPTHFLSGTSSPPLHPLPPPPCLSYPHLPPPSPTKPFASKPLPYWTKYDVADWLGYLNLGEHRERFLDNEIDGTHLPSLTKDDYLDLGVTRVGHRMNIERALRTVMDRLSSSPFPISVLSPRDGQTERRRDDGSRS